A genomic stretch from Gorilla gorilla gorilla isolate KB3781 chromosome 20, NHGRI_mGorGor1-v2.1_pri, whole genome shotgun sequence includes:
- the ZNF671 gene encoding zinc finger protein 671 isoform X2 — MLENFALLASLGIAFSRSRAVMKLERGEEPWVYDQVDMTSATEREAQRGLRPGCWHGVEDEEVSSEQSIFVAGVSEVRTLVAELESHPCDICGPILKDTLHLAKYHGGKARQKPYLCGACGKQFWFSTDFDQHQNQPNGGKLFPRKEGRDSVKSCRVHVPEKTLTCGKGRRDFSATSGLLQHQASHSSMKPHKNTKLVSGFLMGQRYHRCGECGKAFTRKDTLARHQRIHTGERPYECNECGKFFSQSYDLFKHQTVHTGERPYECSECGKFFRQISGLIEHRRVHTGERLYQCGKCGKFFSSKSNLIRHQEVHTGARPYVCSECGKEFSRKHTLVLHQRTHTGERPYECSECGKAFSQSSHLNVHWRIHSSDYECSRCGKAFSCISKLIQHQKVHSGEKPYECSKCGKAFTQRPNLIRHWKVHTGERPYVCSECGREFIRKQTLVLHQRVHAGEKL, encoded by the exons ATGCTGGAGAACTTTGCACTTTTAGCCTCACTGG GAATTGCATTTTCCAGATCACGTGCAGTCATGAAACTAGAGCGAGGAGAAGAGCCCTGGGTGTATGACCAGGTGGATATGACTTCAGCCACAGAAAGAGAGGCCCAGAGGGGACTTAGACCTG GTTGTTGGCATGGAGTGGAGGATGAAGAGGTATCTTCTGAGCAGAGCATTTTTGTAGCAGGAGTGTCAGAGGTCAGGACTCTCGTGGCAGAGCTGGAGTCTCACCCATGTGACATATGTGGCCCAATATTGAAAGATACCTTACACCTGGCTAAATACCATGGGGGAAAAGCCAGGCAGAAACCATACTTGTGTGGGGCATGTGGAAAGCAATTCTGGTTCAGTACAGACTTTGACCAGCACCAGAACCAGCCCAATGGAGGGAAACTTTTCCCAAGGAAGGAGGGCAGAGACTCTGTGAAAAGCTGCAGAGTCCATGTGCCAGAGAAGACCCTCACATGTGGGAAAGGTAGGAGAGACTTTTCAGCCACATCTGGCCTTCTTCAGCATCAGGCCTCTCACAGCAGCATGAAGCCCCACAAGAACACTAAGCTTGTGAGTGGCTTTCTCATGGGACAGAGGTATCACAGGTGTggtgaatgtgggaaagccttcaccCGCAAAGACACACTTGCTCGGCATCAGAGAATCCACACTGGAGAAAGGCCTTATGAGTGTAACGAATGTGGGAAATTCTTCAGCCAAAGCTATGACCTCTTTAAACACCAGAcagttcacactggagaaaggccATACGAGTGCAGCGAATGTGGGAAATTCTTTAGACAAATCTCCGGCCTGATTGAGCACAGGCGAGTTCACACGGGTGAAAGACTCTATCAGTGTGGCAAATGTGGGAAATTTTTTAGCAGTAAGTCTAATCTCATTCGACACCAGGAAGTTCACACAGGAGCCAGGCCTTATGTATGCAGCGAATGTGGGAAAGAGTTCAGTCGGAAACACACACTTGTTCTGCACCAACGAACTCACACTGGAGAAAGGCCTTATGagtgcagtgaatgtgggaaggcctttagCCAAAGCTCCCACCTTAATGTACACTGGAGAATTCACAGCAGTGATTATGAGTGTAGCAGATGTGGTAAAGCTTTCAGCTGCATCTCCAAACTCATTCAGCACCAGAAAGTTCACTCTGGAGAAAAGCCTTATGAGTGCAGCAAGTGCGGGAAAGCCTTCACTCAAAGACCCAACCTCATCAGGCACTGGAAAGTCCACACTGGGGAAAGGCCTTATGTGTGTAGTGAGTGCGGGAGAGAATTCATCCGGAAACAGACACTTGTTCTGCACCAGAGGGTTCATGCTGGAGAAAAGCTTTAA
- the ZNF671 gene encoding zinc finger protein 671 isoform X1: MLSPVSRDASDALQGRKCLRPRSRRLPLPAAVRAHGSMAELTDSARGCVVFEDVFVYFSREEWELLDDAQRLLYHDVMLENFALLASLGIAFSRSRAVMKLERGEEPWVYDQVDMTSATEREAQRGLRPGCWHGVEDEEVSSEQSIFVAGVSEVRTLVAELESHPCDICGPILKDTLHLAKYHGGKARQKPYLCGACGKQFWFSTDFDQHQNQPNGGKLFPRKEGRDSVKSCRVHVPEKTLTCGKGRRDFSATSGLLQHQASHSSMKPHKNTKLVSGFLMGQRYHRCGECGKAFTRKDTLARHQRIHTGERPYECNECGKFFSQSYDLFKHQTVHTGERPYECSECGKFFRQISGLIEHRRVHTGERLYQCGKCGKFFSSKSNLIRHQEVHTGARPYVCSECGKEFSRKHTLVLHQRTHTGERPYECSECGKAFSQSSHLNVHWRIHSSDYECSRCGKAFSCISKLIQHQKVHSGEKPYECSKCGKAFTQRPNLIRHWKVHTGERPYVCSECGREFIRKQTLVLHQRVHAGEKL, encoded by the exons ATGTTGTCCCCAGTGTCCCGAGACGCGTCTGATGCTCTGCAGGGACGGAAGTGCCTGCGTCCCCGATCGAGACGCCTGCCGCTCCCGGCAGCTGTCCGCGCCCACGGTTCTATGGCGGAGCTAACGGACTCCGCGCGG GGCTGTGTGGTCTTTGAGGATGTGTTTGTATACTTCTCTCGGGAAGAATGGGAGCTTCTTGATGATGCTCAGAGACTTTTGTACCATGATGTGATGCTGGAGAACTTTGCACTTTTAGCCTCACTGG GAATTGCATTTTCCAGATCACGTGCAGTCATGAAACTAGAGCGAGGAGAAGAGCCCTGGGTGTATGACCAGGTGGATATGACTTCAGCCACAGAAAGAGAGGCCCAGAGGGGACTTAGACCTG GTTGTTGGCATGGAGTGGAGGATGAAGAGGTATCTTCTGAGCAGAGCATTTTTGTAGCAGGAGTGTCAGAGGTCAGGACTCTCGTGGCAGAGCTGGAGTCTCACCCATGTGACATATGTGGCCCAATATTGAAAGATACCTTACACCTGGCTAAATACCATGGGGGAAAAGCCAGGCAGAAACCATACTTGTGTGGGGCATGTGGAAAGCAATTCTGGTTCAGTACAGACTTTGACCAGCACCAGAACCAGCCCAATGGAGGGAAACTTTTCCCAAGGAAGGAGGGCAGAGACTCTGTGAAAAGCTGCAGAGTCCATGTGCCAGAGAAGACCCTCACATGTGGGAAAGGTAGGAGAGACTTTTCAGCCACATCTGGCCTTCTTCAGCATCAGGCCTCTCACAGCAGCATGAAGCCCCACAAGAACACTAAGCTTGTGAGTGGCTTTCTCATGGGACAGAGGTATCACAGGTGTggtgaatgtgggaaagccttcaccCGCAAAGACACACTTGCTCGGCATCAGAGAATCCACACTGGAGAAAGGCCTTATGAGTGTAACGAATGTGGGAAATTCTTCAGCCAAAGCTATGACCTCTTTAAACACCAGAcagttcacactggagaaaggccATACGAGTGCAGCGAATGTGGGAAATTCTTTAGACAAATCTCCGGCCTGATTGAGCACAGGCGAGTTCACACGGGTGAAAGACTCTATCAGTGTGGCAAATGTGGGAAATTTTTTAGCAGTAAGTCTAATCTCATTCGACACCAGGAAGTTCACACAGGAGCCAGGCCTTATGTATGCAGCGAATGTGGGAAAGAGTTCAGTCGGAAACACACACTTGTTCTGCACCAACGAACTCACACTGGAGAAAGGCCTTATGagtgcagtgaatgtgggaaggcctttagCCAAAGCTCCCACCTTAATGTACACTGGAGAATTCACAGCAGTGATTATGAGTGTAGCAGATGTGGTAAAGCTTTCAGCTGCATCTCCAAACTCATTCAGCACCAGAAAGTTCACTCTGGAGAAAAGCCTTATGAGTGCAGCAAGTGCGGGAAAGCCTTCACTCAAAGACCCAACCTCATCAGGCACTGGAAAGTCCACACTGGGGAAAGGCCTTATGTGTGTAGTGAGTGCGGGAGAGAATTCATCCGGAAACAGACACTTGTTCTGCACCAGAGGGTTCATGCTGGAGAAAAGCTTTAA